One Citricoccus sp. K5 DNA window includes the following coding sequences:
- a CDS encoding TniB family NTP-binding protein: MVNADEYEPLELSHLHPAAQPVARLPAAERIQRIRADRWIGYPRAVEAVERLETLLGWPPKQRMPNLLLVGPTNNGKSMIIERFRRQHPPSSELDREQVPVVCVQMPSEPSPLRFYTAILSALGAPLRPRPRVVELERLALSLLREVGARMLVVDELHNVLAGRGDTRREFLNLLRFLGNELRIPLVGVGTREVYLAVRSDDQLENRFEPFVLPLWEADDQARSLLASFAASFPLRKPSVIDTEDMARYLLARSEGTIGELAHLLTAAAVAAVESGLEEIDHRTLTMADYLGPAGRRRVFERELL, translated from the coding sequence ATGGTGAACGCCGACGAGTACGAGCCGCTGGAGCTGTCCCACCTGCACCCGGCCGCGCAGCCGGTGGCGCGACTGCCGGCGGCCGAGCGCATCCAGCGGATCCGCGCGGACCGCTGGATCGGTTATCCGAGGGCGGTCGAGGCCGTCGAGCGTCTGGAGACCCTGCTCGGCTGGCCGCCGAAGCAGCGCATGCCCAACCTGCTGCTGGTGGGCCCGACGAACAACGGCAAGTCGATGATCATCGAGCGCTTCCGCCGGCAGCACCCGCCCAGCTCCGAGCTGGACCGGGAACAGGTCCCGGTGGTGTGCGTGCAGATGCCCTCGGAACCCTCGCCCTTGCGGTTCTACACCGCGATCCTGTCCGCCCTGGGCGCACCATTGCGGCCCCGGCCCCGCGTGGTGGAACTCGAACGCCTCGCTTTGTCCCTGCTGCGCGAGGTCGGGGCGCGGATGCTGGTCGTCGATGAGCTGCACAACGTGCTGGCCGGCCGCGGGGACACCCGGCGGGAGTTCCTGAACCTGCTGCGATTCCTGGGCAACGAACTGCGCATCCCCCTGGTCGGGGTCGGCACCCGCGAGGTCTACCTGGCGGTGCGCTCGGACGACCAGCTGGAGAACCGCTTCGAGCCCTTCGTGCTCCCGCTCTGGGAGGCTGACGACCAGGCAAGGTCCCTACTGGCCAGCTTCGCCGCCTCCTTCCCGCTGCGGAAACCCTCGGTGATCGACACCGAGGACATGGCTCGCTACCTGCTGGCCCGCAGCGAGGGCACCATCGGGGAACTGGCCCACCTGCTCACTGCGGCCGCGGTGGCCGCGGTGGAGTCGGGCCTGGAGGAGATCGACCACCGGACGCTGACGATGGCGGACTATCTCGGCCCGGCCGGACGCCGACGGGTCTTCGAACGCGAGCTGCTGTGA
- a CDS encoding DUF302 domain-containing protein: protein MAYTHSITVPLTYEQAVERTRQALAEQGFGVLTEADITATFTAKLGPEAAADLGDYVILGACNPTLASRALAAEPQLGALLPCNVVVRRGSDDQHTLIEAIDPQTMVRLSDSPQVREVADDADTRLRAALASLGRTGPARPDSDPVH, encoded by the coding sequence ATGGCCTATACCCACTCGATCACCGTCCCCCTGACCTACGAGCAGGCCGTGGAACGCACCCGTCAGGCCCTGGCCGAGCAGGGCTTCGGCGTCCTCACCGAGGCCGACATCACCGCCACGTTTACCGCCAAGCTCGGCCCCGAGGCCGCCGCAGACCTCGGCGACTACGTGATCCTCGGAGCCTGCAACCCGACACTGGCCAGCCGCGCCCTGGCGGCCGAACCCCAGCTCGGCGCCCTGCTGCCCTGCAACGTCGTGGTCCGCCGCGGGTCCGATGACCAGCACACCCTCATCGAGGCCATCGACCCGCAGACCATGGTCCGCCTCAGCGACAGCCCCCAGGTCCGCGAGGTCGCCGACGACGCCGACACCCGCCTGCGCGCCGCCCTGGCCAGCCTCGGCCGCACAGGCCCCGCACGCCCGGACTCCGACCCGGTCCACTGA
- a CDS encoding Mu transposase C-terminal domain-containing protein yields the protein MDGDQDEMAGPGVLAVPELEWEQARLRAGVIGRLAEHDPVGLAAVDEAAVELGISRRRVYVLLERYRQGSGLVTDLVPRRSDGGKGGGRLAEPVEQIIRELVRQRYLTRQKRSIASLHREITRACAVQGLPAPARNTVAARIARMNPVEVGRRREGAESVRPLQSAGDEVPVVESILDQVQIDHTVIDLIVVDDRDRQPIGRPYLTVAIDVCSRCLVGMVVTLEPPSAVSVGLCLAHAAGDKRPWLERLGIDAAWPMSGKPKALYVDNAREFKSEALTRGCDQHGISLDYRPLGRPHYGGTVERVIGTAMQQIHELPGTTFSNPVERGAYDAEKMAALTMAELERWLVLAVATYHGTVHSTLGQTPAGRWADGVAATGTPVLTANPTAFLVDFLPVFRRKLTRTGFVIDHVHYFANALKPWIARREALERFLIRRDPRDISRIWVLDPEGTAYIEVPYRTMSNPTVSVWEHRQALARLRERGATEVDEAGLFRMIEQMRTIAETAQKTTKRTRRERQRRAQAGTANTRPTPPVPELPVVPADSEAAGRSVARFGEIEQW from the coding sequence GTGGACGGCGACCAGGATGAGATGGCTGGACCGGGCGTGCTTGCGGTGCCCGAGCTTGAGTGGGAGCAGGCCCGGTTGCGGGCCGGGGTGATCGGTCGACTGGCCGAGCACGATCCAGTGGGACTGGCTGCCGTCGACGAAGCCGCGGTGGAGCTGGGGATCTCCCGGCGCCGGGTGTACGTGCTGCTGGAGCGGTACCGGCAGGGCTCGGGCCTGGTCACTGATCTTGTCCCCCGGCGATCGGATGGTGGCAAGGGTGGGGGCCGGCTGGCGGAGCCAGTGGAGCAGATCATCCGTGAGCTGGTGCGCCAGCGGTACTTGACCCGGCAGAAGCGCAGCATTGCCTCGCTGCATCGGGAGATCACGCGGGCCTGCGCCGTGCAGGGGCTGCCGGCTCCGGCACGGAACACGGTGGCCGCGCGGATCGCCCGGATGAATCCGGTCGAGGTGGGCCGGCGGCGCGAGGGGGCCGAGAGCGTCCGGCCGTTGCAATCGGCCGGCGACGAGGTTCCGGTTGTCGAGTCGATCCTGGACCAGGTGCAGATCGATCACACGGTCATAGATTTGATCGTGGTCGATGACCGTGACCGCCAGCCGATCGGACGGCCGTATCTGACGGTGGCCATCGACGTGTGCAGTCGGTGTCTGGTTGGAATGGTGGTGACCTTGGAGCCGCCCTCGGCGGTGTCGGTGGGGTTGTGCCTGGCCCATGCGGCGGGTGACAAGCGGCCCTGGCTGGAGCGGCTCGGAATCGACGCGGCCTGGCCGATGAGCGGCAAGCCGAAGGCACTGTATGTGGACAATGCCCGGGAGTTCAAGAGCGAAGCGCTCACCCGCGGGTGCGACCAGCACGGTATCAGTCTCGACTACCGCCCGCTGGGCCGGCCGCATTACGGCGGGACCGTCGAGCGGGTCATCGGCACGGCCATGCAACAGATCCACGAGCTGCCGGGGACCACGTTCTCGAATCCAGTCGAGCGTGGGGCGTACGACGCCGAGAAGATGGCCGCGCTGACCATGGCCGAGTTGGAGCGGTGGCTGGTGTTGGCGGTGGCGACCTACCACGGCACGGTGCACTCCACACTGGGCCAGACCCCGGCCGGACGGTGGGCCGACGGGGTCGCAGCGACCGGTACCCCGGTGCTGACAGCTAACCCGACGGCGTTCCTGGTGGATTTTCTGCCCGTGTTCCGCCGCAAGCTCACGCGCACCGGGTTCGTCATAGACCATGTCCACTATTTCGCCAACGCGCTCAAGCCGTGGATCGCACGCCGCGAGGCCCTGGAGCGGTTCCTGATCCGTCGGGATCCGCGCGATATCAGCCGGATCTGGGTGCTGGACCCCGAGGGCACCGCATACATCGAGGTCCCGTACCGGACGATGTCGAACCCGACGGTCAGCGTGTGGGAACACCGCCAGGCCCTGGCCCGGCTGCGCGAGCGTGGGGCCACCGAGGTCGATGAGGCGGGCCTGTTCCGGATGATCGAGCAGATGCGCACCATCGCCGAGACCGCCCAGAAGACCACCAAGCGCACCCGCCGCGAGAGACAACGCCGCGCCCAAGCCGGGACGGCCAATACGAGGCCGACGCCCCCGGTGCCGGAACTGCCTGTCGTACCGGCGGACTCGGAGGCGGCCGGTCGATCGGTGGCCCGGTTCGGGGAGATCGAGCAATGGTGA
- a CDS encoding metal-sensitive transcriptional regulator encodes MQLDATEMTPVLNRLRRAQGQLTAVVRMLEEGRDCKDVVTQLSAVSKALDRAGFAIIASGLEQCLANPEENLDKKDLEKLFLSLA; translated from the coding sequence GTGCAACTGGACGCCACCGAGATGACCCCCGTACTCAACCGCCTCAGGCGCGCCCAAGGCCAGCTCACCGCCGTGGTGCGCATGCTCGAGGAGGGCCGGGACTGCAAGGACGTCGTCACCCAGCTCTCGGCGGTGTCCAAGGCCCTGGATCGCGCCGGCTTCGCCATCATCGCCAGCGGGCTCGAGCAGTGCCTGGCCAACCCGGAAGAGAACCTGGACAAGAAGGACCTGGAGAAGCTCTTCCTTTCCCTGGCCTGA
- a CDS encoding TniQ family protein has protein sequence MHPAPVTGEALTSWLRRIAHRYGAEVEDLVLDTGFCFPRPGDLDVAAPEGFIDQLAARTGARTDTIRAMTFGGQTPWLLDQLEPAAEAYTTYTRQLAVLLPRGRRRDRTVEDWRAWLPTVAGWRHRACPRCTTESTPPCPYQLAWLVPLMLSCPVHHCRLELHDGPLGYHDFWHTSSGGPEPRPVGEAIRSMDQRTWQALTTEAVELPRHRVHAGTWFRLLRTLLDELGATITESGAPGRLTRQVWDRTGHPVRAGQGPWRPYEELSDQRQLQSLEAAATAIHLLETRAMACFGREAEVFLPQPDFSRDPGRPDQTTDPTALRWQEIKESFQAVVEEAQTTPETARQLFNFCTMYRRDNDEVVQGVRGNFVELGIPSDYLSP, from the coding sequence GTGCATCCGGCCCCGGTCACCGGTGAGGCACTCACCTCCTGGCTGCGCCGAATCGCCCACCGCTACGGGGCCGAGGTCGAGGACCTCGTTCTCGATACCGGGTTCTGCTTCCCCCGTCCCGGGGACCTGGACGTGGCTGCCCCGGAGGGGTTCATCGACCAGCTGGCTGCGCGCACCGGGGCCAGAACCGACACCATACGGGCCATGACCTTCGGAGGGCAGACCCCCTGGCTGCTGGACCAGCTCGAGCCAGCGGCGGAGGCCTACACCACCTACACCCGACAGCTGGCGGTGCTGCTGCCCCGGGGAAGGAGACGGGACCGTACCGTGGAGGACTGGCGGGCCTGGTTGCCGACGGTTGCCGGTTGGCGCCATCGGGCCTGTCCGCGCTGCACCACGGAATCAACCCCGCCGTGCCCGTACCAGCTGGCGTGGCTGGTGCCCCTCATGCTCTCCTGCCCCGTCCACCACTGCCGACTCGAACTCCACGACGGCCCGTTGGGATACCACGACTTCTGGCACACCTCGTCGGGTGGGCCCGAGCCGCGACCGGTCGGGGAGGCGATCCGGAGCATGGACCAGCGGACCTGGCAGGCCCTGACGACCGAGGCTGTAGAACTCCCCAGGCATCGGGTGCACGCTGGGACCTGGTTCCGCCTGCTGCGGACGCTTCTCGATGAGCTCGGCGCGACCATCACCGAGAGCGGCGCACCCGGCCGGCTGACACGCCAGGTGTGGGACCGCACCGGCCATCCGGTCCGCGCCGGACAGGGCCCGTGGCGCCCCTACGAGGAACTCTCCGACCAGCGCCAACTCCAATCCCTTGAAGCCGCCGCCACCGCGATACACCTGCTCGAAACCCGGGCCATGGCCTGCTTCGGACGCGAAGCCGAGGTGTTCCTGCCCCAGCCGGACTTTTCCCGCGACCCCGGTCGCCCCGACCAGACCACGGACCCCACCGCCCTGCGGTGGCAGGAGATCAAGGAGAGCTTTCAGGCCGTCGTCGAGGAAGCCCAGACCACCCCGGAGACCGCCCGTCAGCTTTTCAACTTCTGCACGATGTACCGTCGCGACAACGACGAAGTGGTCCAAGGCGTCCGGGGCAATTTCGTCGAGCTCGGCATACCTTCGGACTACCTGTCACCATAG
- a CDS encoding recombinase family protein has product MRQLGYTRVSTAGQDAQLQVDALLAAGVQKRDIFAEVTSGSRNAVDRPGMRKLLDYAEPGDTVVVWRVDRLGRSLIDVLNTVNLLRDRDVQVKSIADGIDPSTSTGRLMLNMLATLAEYERELIVERVNAGIAAARAGGTRFGRPPLDPTDIADKLAIVNAARAKGRTAADAARLVGWSRATLYRHQQQLSGNQEAPNT; this is encoded by the coding sequence GTGAGACAACTCGGCTACACGCGCGTGAGCACCGCCGGCCAGGACGCCCAACTCCAGGTCGATGCACTCCTCGCCGCAGGGGTCCAGAAACGAGACATCTTCGCCGAAGTCACCTCCGGGAGCAGGAACGCGGTGGACCGGCCTGGCATGCGCAAGCTGCTCGACTACGCCGAGCCCGGGGACACCGTCGTGGTCTGGCGCGTGGACCGGCTCGGTCGGTCCCTCATTGACGTCCTCAACACCGTCAATCTGCTGCGCGACCGGGACGTGCAGGTGAAGTCCATCGCCGACGGCATCGATCCCTCGACGTCCACGGGCCGGCTGATGCTGAACATGCTCGCCACCCTCGCCGAGTACGAACGCGAACTGATCGTCGAACGCGTCAATGCCGGTATCGCCGCCGCCCGCGCCGGGGGCACTCGGTTCGGCCGCCCGCCCCTCGACCCGACCGACATCGCCGACAAACTTGCCATCGTCAACGCCGCCCGCGCCAAGGGCCGCACCGCCGCCGACGCCGCCCGGCTCGTGGGCTGGAGCCGGGCCACCCTCTATCGGCACCAGCAACAACTGTCCGGGAACCAGGAAGCCCCCAACACATAA